TGGCCAGGCTaaatctctcccccttcccaagcTCCCCCGATAATCCTTCCCTTTATTTTAGAAACATACAAAACCAGGTTCCACGCCGCGCTATAGTGGCGCCCAGTGAAAGAGAACTGAGCGGCTCTGAATCGGCGGAGGAAAATTGGTTTTGCTGAATAGCCCCGGAGAGGGGGCGAGCGCTTAATCAGGGCAGGGAGGTTctgccctggcagccaggccccgAAAACAGGTGGCCATTGGGCCCTCAATTAGACAAACAGCGAAGCCCTTACAGCCGCGGTTTGTAAAGCCCCCTCGGGATCAAATCGTTGCGGTTCATAGCAAAGCAAACCCAACGCAGAGAAGCCGCACCGCTGCAATACGGTAGCGTGGCTTCTAAACGAAACTCAGCCGATGGAAAGGGGGCGAGTCAGCAGCCTCAAAGCAGAGGGTCCTTCACCCCCAGCTAGGCACCGCTGAGAGATTTGCAAAACTCCTTCGCAGGGCGGGCGCTGCCCTGTTTCCTAAGCAAAAGCCCCAGCCCTGTCTCCTGATCCTTGCCACGCCGTGCCCGGGTATTTATGGTTAATCGCCGCGGTACACGGGGAGGAGAATTAAACTTAGATTAATTAACATTAATAACACCGCCCTAATTAACGGGCTGGCTATTAATGTCGACATGCCGGGGAGGCTCGCGGAGAAGTGACAATTTATTGCAATGGAGCCGGGCGCGAATGCGTTGCCAGAATAACTCGAGCATGCTGGTGGGGtggtttggtgtgtgtgttttaaacaaccctcctcctttaaaaaaaaaaaacaaaaaaaacaagtcctgctgctccctcccagTGGCTTTTCTAACCCGAGCAGTACAGCGCTTCTTCCTACCCGACTTGTGAATCGCACTTGCCTTCTAATTTGCCACATGCAAAACGATTCCTCCGCTTTGCAAGttgcttttgccttttttttccccctttccttccccttaAAGGCTGGCGGATAAATTGTGCGCCTTACacgggcaggagggggctcgctGCACCTCGGTCCGGCGCTGGGGCTCAGGGAGGCTGCACCGTGGCCTCCCCGTGTCATTCTGCTTGGAGTGACTTCGTGTGATGTCAGCGTTCGGTGCCAAAGCCAGCGAGCTGACGCTCGGGAAGATGTTGGCCATCAAAATGTGACAGTGTGGCCACTCCGCGCTGCTGGGACGCGTCTCGTCGGTGCTGGGTAAAGGTAATTCCTCTCCGTGCAGGCTGGACTCTCCTCCCCCTGCAAGGGCACAGCCAGGCGAGCTCAGGCGGAGGAGAGCGGTGGGCTGGTGGGGCTCTGGCTTGGAGGTTACTTTGGTGCGTCCTGGTTAATGAGCATTAAGCGGGTTTCCCCCCTCCCATGGCCATTGTTCTTGGGTAGGGTCAGCtgaagggagggggggaacaaGGTGCTTATTAAGTTGATTTGTCTCCTGGCTTTTCTGGAATGCAGAGCTGAGACCGGGAGCGCCCAGCCGGGCTCGCTGCTCGCCTCCTGCCCGCCATGGCGAGCTCGGCGGCCGTGGAAACGGTCATGCCCTCCGCCTGCCCGCGCCACGACGGCAGGAGCGGAGCCTCCAACCCCTCCAAGACGCTGGCCTTCTCCATCGAGAGGATCATGGCCAAGAGCGCCGAGCCCAAGCCGGCCTTCGAGCCCAGGCCAGGCGGACTGGAGGCCGAGCCGAACAAGAAGAGCCTGGGCCTGTGCCCGCCGCTGCCGTGCGTGCTGCCCATCCCGCCGCTGGCCTACGAGGCGCACCCCAAGGCGCTGCTCGGCTACTCGGAGCTCTGGAAGGGCAGCGCCCTGCGGGGCCCGGCCGGGCTGTGCAAAGCCACCTGCGGCATGTGCTGCAAGACGGAGCTGGGCCTCGGGCACTCGCTGCTGCCGGCCGGCCGCCTGATCAAGCCCCAGGCCGTCAGCCAGGCGGCCGGGATGCCCGGCCAGGGCTCCGTGTTCTACTTCAACTACCTGGACTCCGCGTACCCCTCCGAGCTGCTCCCGGGCCAGCTCTTCCCTTCCAGCCTGCTGGGCGCGCAGCCCCCGGCCGGCCTCCCAGCGCACCACAAACTCCTCCTGCTGGAGAGCGCCAAGCTGGCCGGGCTGGCGCCGGACAAGTTCCCCAGCGCCCAGTACCCGCACAAGGAGCGGCTCCCCGGCCAGCTGGACCAGGTGATGAAGGAGAACACGGCTCTGGCCGGGGAGAGGAACGGGGTGAAAAGCCACAGCAAAGTCAGCAGCTCCGCCGACGGGAAGCCCAAGAACTTCACCTGCGAAGTGTGTGGCAAGGTGAGTGACCGCGCAGCCAGCTCCGGGCCTCCCTCCTGCTTGTGGGTTTTCCAGAGCAAAGCCCCCTGGAGCTGCGCCTTCTGGGAACAGCCCAGGCGAAGCCCGTGGGGGGCCGGGAGAGGAGACAGGCCCCTCGCCTGAAACGCTTCCCTCGTGTTTCCTCCCAGGTCTTCAATGCCCATTACAACTTAACTCGCCACATGCCGGTCCACACGGGGGCCAGGCCGTTCGTCTGCAAAGTTTGTGGCAAGGGCTTCCGGCAGGCCAGCACCCTGTGCAGACACAAAATTATCCACACGCAGGTACGTGCCGCGCTCGCCTTCCGTTCACAACCAATCAAGGTGTTGCTGTTCGGTTTCTattttgattaatttattttgtttgattgaTCTATTTGCCGGGCTGGGGCTTTGAACGGGCAAGATTTCGCCAAGTTTCTGCACGTATTTCTTGTCCTTGTCTTTCCCCAGGAAAAACCTCACAAATGTAACCAATGCGGCAAAGCTTTCAACAGAAGCTCCACGCTAAACACGCACATTAGAATCCACGCGGGCTATAAACCTTTCGTGTGTGAATTTTGCGGGAAGGGATTTCAccaaaaaggtatttttaaaatatcaatcgCCTCGgttatttttgtggtttttgttttgaatgtctCTGCCCGAGGTTCCAGCCAGGCAAAGCAGCGGGGGAGAACGGAGAGGCCTAGTTTCCTAACCCGTGTGCCGCTTCAAATCCTTCATCTAAGCAGGAAGAAATTCTTTGGGGATACGAAGTTCCCCCACTGGCCCCAGCAGACTAATGCCCAGCTGCCCACAACTTTCGGGGCGATCGGTCCTGTATGTCGAGACATAGAGGCGCTAATTGGGGGGGACAAAGAGGTTATAAAAAGGGGGAGGTGGCCAATCTAGGCTTAAAGCGGACCCCGAGGTTGGCCTGCAAGGCAGCCACAGAGCCGGGCAGTTTACACGCGCATTTAATCCAGTAGCACAGCGTTTGGGTCTCCGGCTCGCTGCAGCCAAGTTTCCGAAGAGCCTTTCTCTTCCAGTGATTCAGCCCGGGGAATTCCTGATGGGCTTAactaaatgcttttttaaatgaGGTGCCATTTTTGGGGGCCTTATCCAGGTTCCTCCGTTTGCCCCGGGTCAGAAGACTGACCCGGCCTCTCATTTTGTAATGTCAGTTGTACGCCGCTCGGCTTTGATGCAAACTACGTTTGACAACTTCTCCGCTCCTTTTCTGCAGCGGGGCAGCCCCAGAGCTTGGGAAACCCACGAGTAACCgcctttccccctttcctttccccctttctccctctcGTAGGAAACTACAAGAACCATAAATTGACTCACAGCGGCGAGAAGCAGTACAAATGCACCATCTGCAACAAAGCCTTTCACCAGATCTATAACTTAACTTTCCACATGCACACTCACAACGACAAGAAACCCTTCACGTGCGGCACCTGCGGCAAAGGCTTTTGcagaaactttgatttaaagaaGCACGTCCGAAAGCTACACGACACCGCGACCCCTACAAAAGAGCTGTCCAGGAGTTTGCAAAGCTAAAAGCTCCGGTCGCTCAACCGCAGAGATTTCCACCTGCGTCCCAGAGGCCAGGACTCTCTCTCCCAACCAGacgattttttaaaaaccagattAGCAGGTGACGAGGAGCCAGAATTCCGAGTCACATTTGTATATAAGAGGAAACTTATTTACAACTCCTTTGCCACTCAACTCTTGGAATTTAGTTGTCTTGGGTTGAAGGGGGAATAGGGGTTTGTTTTAACTTAACTTCTCCCCAGGGCCTGTCTGTAAAATATGTGCTACCAGAGCCATCTTTATATATGTCTGTAAAATTAATGTACAATCGAATAAGGAATATACATTATATGGGATAATAAAAAGTCAGTTCGCAGCCTTTTTCCGCCTTTTAAAAAAGCTGCTACTAACCCTTGcatcgtttaaaa
This genomic window from Chelonoidis abingdonii isolate Lonesome George chromosome 17, CheloAbing_2.0, whole genome shotgun sequence contains:
- the FEZF2 gene encoding fez family zinc finger protein 2, whose translation is MASSAAVETVMPSACPRHDGRSGASNPSKTLAFSIERIMAKSAEPKPAFEPRPGGLEAEPNKKSLGLCPPLPCVLPIPPLAYEAHPKALLGYSELWKGSALRGPAGLCKATCGMCCKTELGLGHSLLPAGRLIKPQAVSQAAGMPGQGSVFYFNYLDSAYPSELLPGQLFPSSLLGAQPPAGLPAHHKLLLLESAKLAGLAPDKFPSAQYPHKERLPGQLDQVMKENTALAGERNGVKSHSKVSSSADGKPKNFTCEVCGKVFNAHYNLTRHMPVHTGARPFVCKVCGKGFRQASTLCRHKIIHTQEKPHKCNQCGKAFNRSSTLNTHIRIHAGYKPFVCEFCGKGFHQKGNYKNHKLTHSGEKQYKCTICNKAFHQIYNLTFHMHTHNDKKPFTCGTCGKGFCRNFDLKKHVRKLHDTATPTKELSRSLQS